The genomic DNA CACGACCCACCACTTTTTTATATCTCCCCAATTTAAACTTCCAGATAATCCAACCATTACACATCTCTCATAGGCTAAAACTAGCCATTAGTTCTACAGGCTTTTAAACGCCGACAGTTGGCTTTGTTCCAGTAAGAATAGCGGTTATTGCAAAACCAAGACGGGTCGTTAGCTCAGTTCCTCTTTGTTAAATCAATAGTTGCAGTTGGCTTTTAGCCCATTGGTCGAAGGTTCGGATCCTTCACGACCCACCTCTTTTTTATATCTCCCCAATTTAAACGTCCAGATAATCTAACCATTACACATCTCTCATAGGCTAAAACTAGCCATTAGTTCTACAGGCTTTTAAACGCCGACAGTTGGCTTTGTTCCAGTAAGAATAGCGGTTATTGCAAAACCAAGATGGGTCGTTAGCTCAGTTCCTCTTTGTTAAATCAATAGATACAGTTGGCTTATAATCCATGAGTCGAAGTTTCGGCCCCTTCCTTCACTACCCGCTATTTATTATTACTTCTGAGTTAATTCCTAAATAGCTGATTAAATTCAAATAAAACACTTTACATAATCAGCTGACTTTCTATATCTCTTTGTTGCATTTTTATATGCTTTTATCACACGCATAATGCAAATGTGTGGGCTTTGATTGTTAAGGTAATACTTGTTTACTTTTGTCTCATAGACTTATTGCTAATGTTGCATGCTTGTTAATTAGCTCATATTAATTAGGATTAGAACAATATAAATAGGGAGATAATAATGAAAAAACAAAAGATAAGTCTTTATGTTGCTGGCGCTTTATTGACTATGAGTGGGAGTGCTCAGGCGGCTACTGAAATGACTTTTGGTGGTTATATTAAAGCAGATGTGATGTTTAGTGATTATGGCAACGGGGCGCCTGACTCAGGTTCATTGTCTCGTCAGTTTTATGTGCCAGACACTATTTACGGGACAACTGGAAATGGTAAGCAAGTTGTCGATTTTCAAGCTCGTGAGTCACGTTTTAATTTTAAAACCGTTACCGATGTTGAAGGGCATAAACTAACTGGTTTTATTGAACTGGATTTTTTGACACATACTGATGGTAACGAACGAGTTTCTAACAGCTATTCTCCACGCATACGTCATGCATTTATGAGTTATGACAATTGGACTGTAGGACAAACGTGGACTACTTTTCAAAATCCAGGCGCTTTACCTGAGAACTTAGACTTTGTTGGTGCGGCTGAAGGAACACCGTTTGTTAGACAATCACTACTTAGATATACCAGTGGTAATTGGCAATTCTCGATTGAAAATCCCGAAACGACAGTCACGCCATTAGGTGGTGGTGGTCGAATTACCAGTGGTAGTGGGGTTGTACCTGATGTTGTCGGTCGTTATAACTTTAGTACTGCAAATGGTTCTGCACTTTCGCTTGCTGCGATTGTAAGGCAAATAGATTTAGAGCAAGTTGTCGGTACTACCGTATACGATACCTCTGAGCTGGGCTATGGCGTCAGTTTTGCTGGTGTTATCCCTGTTGGTAAAGATGATCTTAAGTTTACGGCTACTTACGGTGAGGGACTAGGTCGTTACATGGCGCTAAATTATGCCAATGCAGGCGTACTTGATTCAAACGGTGAAATTCAAGCGATTAAATCCTTTGGTGGATTTGTGTCGTATCGTCACTGGTGGTCAGAGCAATGGCGTTCTAGTGTGACATTCTCAGGTTTTAGCGCAGATAATGATGTAGCCCTTACTGGTGGCTCAGTTAACAAAGAGGCCTATTCTAGCTATGTTAACTTATTGTTCTCACCTTCAAAGCCAGTGACATTTGGGGTTGAATATATGTATGCTTTGAATGAGCGTGAAGACGGTTTCGATGGTGACTTAAATCGCATTCTGTTTTCAGCGAAATATGCCATTTAGATTTAGCATTAGAGCGAATAATAACAAGGCAACCAAATAGGTTGCCTTGTTACTTTTAAGAAATAAAACTTAATTGAGTAGATTGTTTTGACGAATATAAGCTTCGAATTCGGTGCAACCACCAATAGGCTTTTCATCAATAAAGATTTGTGGAACGGTTTCTACTGTTTTACCTACATTTTTTGATAAATCAGCTTTAGTGATACCTTCAGCATGAATATCGATATATTTAAATTTGAAATCTTCACTTTGTGCGGCTAACTTTTCTGATAGTTCCACAGCACG from Shewanella psychromarinicola includes the following:
- a CDS encoding DcaP family trimeric outer membrane transporter, yielding MKKQKISLYVAGALLTMSGSAQAATEMTFGGYIKADVMFSDYGNGAPDSGSLSRQFYVPDTIYGTTGNGKQVVDFQARESRFNFKTVTDVEGHKLTGFIELDFLTHTDGNERVSNSYSPRIRHAFMSYDNWTVGQTWTTFQNPGALPENLDFVGAAEGTPFVRQSLLRYTSGNWQFSIENPETTVTPLGGGGRITSGSGVVPDVVGRYNFSTANGSALSLAAIVRQIDLEQVVGTTVYDTSELGYGVSFAGVIPVGKDDLKFTATYGEGLGRYMALNYANAGVLDSNGEIQAIKSFGGFVSYRHWWSEQWRSSVTFSGFSADNDVALTGGSVNKEAYSSYVNLLFSPSKPVTFGVEYMYALNEREDGFDGDLNRILFSAKYAI
- a CDS encoding GrxA family glutaredoxin, translated to MFVVIFGRPACPFCVRAVELSEKLAAQSEDFKFKYIDIHAEGITKADLSKNVGKTVETVPQIFIDEKPIGGCTEFEAYIRQNNLLN